The Macaca nemestrina isolate mMacNem1 chromosome 12, mMacNem.hap1, whole genome shotgun sequence genome contains a region encoding:
- the LOC105494158 gene encoding large ribosomal subunit protein P2, producing MRYVASYLLAALGGNSSPSAKDIKKILDSVGIEADDDRLNKVISELNGKNIEDVIAQGIGKLASVPAGGAVAVSAAPGSAAPAAGSTPAAAEEKKDEKKEESEESDDDMGFGLFD from the exons ATGCGCTACGTCGCCTCCTACCTGCTGGCTGCCCTCGGGGGTAACTCCTCCCCCAGCGCCAAGGACATCAAGAAGATCTTGGACAGCGTGGGCATCGAGGCGGACGACGACCGACTCAACAAG GTTATTAGTGAGCTGAATGGAAAAAACATTGAAGACGTCATTGCCCAGG GTATTGGCAAGCTTGCCAGTGTACCTGCCGGTGGGGCTGTGGCCGTCTCCGCTGCCCCAGGCTCTGCAGCACCTGCTGCTGGTTCCACGCCTGCTGCAG CAGAGGAGAAGAAAGATGAGAAGAAGGAGGAGTCTGAAGAGTCAGACGATGACATGGGATTTGGCCTCTTTGATTAA